Genomic window (Streptomyces cadmiisoli):
GATCATGCGGCCGTGGGCGGACAGCCTCTGGGACGTGGGCATCGCCTTCGGCACGGTCGGTGCCCAGAAGGACGGCTACCAGATCGAGGTGACCACGTACCGGTCGGAGGCGTACGACCGGACGTCACGCAAGCCCGAGGTGTCGTACGGCGACTCCATCGAGGACGACCTGGTCCGTCGTGACTTCACCGTGAACGCGATGGCGGTCGCCCTCCCGGAGCACAGGTTCGTCGACCCGTACGGAGGCCGCGACGACCTCGCGGCTCGCGTTCTGCGGACTCCCGGAACTCCTGAGGACTCCTTCTCGGACGACCCGCTGCGCATGATGCGCGCGGCCCGTTTCGCGGCGCAGCTCGACTTCGAGGTCGCGCCCGAGGTCGTCGCGGCGATGAAGGAGATGTCCGGGCGCATCGAGATCGTCTCGGCCGAGCGGGTGCGGGACGAGCTGAACAAGCTCATCCTGTCCGCCAACCCGCGCAAGGGGCTGGCGCTGCTGGTCGACACAGGGCTCGCCGATCATGTCCTGCCGGAGCTGCCGGCCCTGCGGCTGGAGAGTGACGAGCACCACCGCCACAAGGACGTCTACGACCACACGCTGATCGTGGTGGAGCAGGCGATCGCGCTCGAAGAGAACGGGCCGGATCTGGCGCTGCGCCTCGCCGCCCTGCTGCACGACATCGGCAAGCCGCGTACGCGTCGCTTCGAGAAGGACGGCCGGGTCTCGTTCCACCACCACGAGGTGGTCGGGGCGAAGATGACCAAGAAGCGCATGACGGCCCTCAAGTACTCCAACGAAATGGTGAAGGACGTCTCACGCCTCGTGGAGCTGCACCTGCGCTTCCACGGCTACGGCACGGGTGAGTGGACCGATTCCGCGGTCCGCCGCTATGTAAGGGACGCCGGCCCTCTCCTCGACCGTCTGCACAAGCTGACCCGCTCGGACTGCACGACGCGGAACAAGCGCAAGGCGGCGGCGCTCTCACGGGCGTACGACGGCCTGGAGGAGCGGATCGCCCAGCTTCAGGAGCAGGAGGAGCTGGACGCCATCCGGCCGGACCTCGACGGCAACGAGATCATGCAGATCCTGGGCATCAAGCCGGGGCCGGCGGTGGGTCAGGCCTACAAGCACATGCTGGAGCTCCGGCTGGAGAACGGGCCGATGGAGCACGACGCCGCGGTGGCCGCGCTCAAGGAGTGGTGGGCCCAGCAGAGCTGAGGCTGTGGAACCCGGCGATGTTTCACGTGAAACATGACGCGCGGACGGGAGCTGTACACAGACGCGGAGGGGCGATGTTTCACGTGAAACATCGCCCCTCTCGCCGATCGGCGCCAGTCCCTCATGAGGTCCGAGGGCTCTACTTGGCCGGGTAGTCCTCCAGGCAGAGGGTGAAGTCGCTACTGCCGCCCGTCTCGGTGTACTCGCTGTACTTCGTACGGTCGCAACCGCTCGACGTGCCGTCCTTCTTGTCGGCGACCTTGTACTTCGCCTTGGAGTCGCCGCAGTCCACGACCTCCAGGCCCGGGTCGGTGATGCTGTCCGGGTTGGAGATGCTCATGCAGTCGCCGACCGACGCCGTGTTGGCGTCGTCCCGGCTGGCTATGAAGCCACCGATCACGACACCGGCGACCACGACACCGACCACCACGTTCTTGATCGTCTTGAAGCTGAGCTTGCGGCGGGGCTGCTCCGGCGGGACCGGGGCGTACGGGCCGGGGAAGCCGGGCTGGGGCGGCTGTGGGGCCTGGGGCTGTCCCTGCGCGTACGGGTTGTTCTGGCCCTGCGCGAATGGATTGCCCTGGGGCGGCGGAGTAGTCACTTGGGGTCCCCCCTAGACATGGATGTGTGGCGCGAAGGACTCGCGCACATAAGACCCACGTAAGTTATCGGCACCCACTGACATGGTCATACCCGGGAGACGGTCTGTGGCACTGGTGTGACACTCAGCGGCGTTCAAAGCGACTCATAGCCACCGCAACCGCCCCGTAGAGCGCTGCGACGGTCAGTACCAGCGCCGTCGAGCGCCCGTCCGGGGGCAGCATCAGCGCGGCGATTCCGGCGGCGCCTACGAAGGCGATGTTGAACAGGACGTCGTAGAGGGAGAAGATCCGGCCGCGGTAGCCGTCGTCGACGGAGGACTGCACGACGGTGTCGGTGGCGATCTTCGCGCCCTGCGTGGTCAGCCCGAGGAAGAAGGCCGCTGCCATGATCGGGACCGTGGTGAAGGGAAGACCGAGAGCGGGTTCCAGGACCGCGGCGGTCGCGGCGCACACGACGATCCACCGGCCGGGGCCGAGCCGCCCGGCCGCCCAGGGCGTCAGCACGGCCGCCGTGAAGAACCCGGCGCCGGAGACCCCGACGGCCACCCCCAGGAGCGCCAGCCCCTCCTCCGGATCGCTCGACAGGGCGTAGCGGCAGAGCATCAGCAGCATGACCGTCAGGGCGCCGTAGCAGAAGCGCATCAGTGTCATCGAGGCGAGAGCCCAGGCGGCTTCGCGCCGTGCCGGCGCGGCGAGGTGGCGGACCCCGGCCACGAGGTCGCGAGCCGTTCCCCTCAGTGCCGCCGTCAGCCGGGGCTGAACCAGTTCACGGTCCGGGCCGAGCAGTTCCCGGGCCATGCGCAGCGACGCCAGCGCCGAGCACAGATACAGCGCGGCGCCGACCAGTACGACAGCGGCGTCGGAGTCGGCGATCAGCAGCCGTACGACGAAGGCGAGGCCGCCGCCGGCGGTCGCGGCCAGGGTGCCGGCGGTCGGCGAGAGGGAGTTCGCGATCACCAGACGGTCGGCGTCGACGACGCGGGGCAGCGACGCGGACAGACCTGCGAGGACGAAGCGGTTGACGGCGGTGACGCAGAGGGCGGAGACGTAGAACAGCCAGTCCGGGACGGGGCTGATCATCAGGACGGCCGTCGCCGAGGCCAGCGCGGCGCGCAGCAGGTTGCCGTACAGAAAGACCTGGCGGCGGCGCCAGCGGTCCAGCAGGGCGCCGGCGAAGGGGCCCACCAGGGAGTACGGGAGCAGCAGGACAGCCATGGCCGACGCGATCGCCGTGGCCGAGGTCTGCTCCTCGGGGGAGAAGACTACGTAGGTCGCGAGCCCGACCTGGTAGACGCCGTCGGCGCCCTGGGACAGCAGTCGCACGCCGAGCAGGCGCCGGAAGTCCCGGAAGCGGAGCAGGACGCGCAGATCGCTTACGACGGCCATGGGGCACAGCCTCACATACGGCGAGGGTCCCCTGGCGTCATGCCCAGGGGACCCTCA
Coding sequences:
- a CDS encoding CCA tRNA nucleotidyltransferase — its product is MPNANDETTALSQEWHRAENEPPSVAPVADDLARRFQEAGFSLALVGGSVRDALLGRLGNDLDFTTDARPEDVLKIMRPWADSLWDVGIAFGTVGAQKDGYQIEVTTYRSEAYDRTSRKPEVSYGDSIEDDLVRRDFTVNAMAVALPEHRFVDPYGGRDDLAARVLRTPGTPEDSFSDDPLRMMRAARFAAQLDFEVAPEVVAAMKEMSGRIEIVSAERVRDELNKLILSANPRKGLALLVDTGLADHVLPELPALRLESDEHHRHKDVYDHTLIVVEQAIALEENGPDLALRLAALLHDIGKPRTRRFEKDGRVSFHHHEVVGAKMTKKRMTALKYSNEMVKDVSRLVELHLRFHGYGTGEWTDSAVRRYVRDAGPLLDRLHKLTRSDCTTRNKRKAAALSRAYDGLEERIAQLQEQEELDAIRPDLDGNEIMQILGIKPGPAVGQAYKHMLELRLENGPMEHDAAVAALKEWWAQQS
- a CDS encoding LppU/SCO3897 family protein yields the protein MTTPPPQGNPFAQGQNNPYAQGQPQAPQPPQPGFPGPYAPVPPEQPRRKLSFKTIKNVVVGVVVAGVVIGGFIASRDDANTASVGDCMSISNPDSITDPGLEVVDCGDSKAKYKVADKKDGTSSGCDRTKYSEYTETGGSSDFTLCLEDYPAK
- a CDS encoding MFS transporter → MAVVSDLRVLLRFRDFRRLLGVRLLSQGADGVYQVGLATYVVFSPEEQTSATAIASAMAVLLLPYSLVGPFAGALLDRWRRRQVFLYGNLLRAALASATAVLMISPVPDWLFYVSALCVTAVNRFVLAGLSASLPRVVDADRLVIANSLSPTAGTLAATAGGGLAFVVRLLIADSDAAVVLVGAALYLCSALASLRMARELLGPDRELVQPRLTAALRGTARDLVAGVRHLAAPARREAAWALASMTLMRFCYGALTVMLLMLCRYALSSDPEEGLALLGVAVGVSGAGFFTAAVLTPWAAGRLGPGRWIVVCAATAAVLEPALGLPFTTVPIMAAAFFLGLTTQGAKIATDTVVQSSVDDGYRGRIFSLYDVLFNIAFVGAAGIAALMLPPDGRSTALVLTVAALYGAVAVAMSRFERR